The Bifidobacterium eulemuris genome includes a window with the following:
- the pflB gene encoding formate C-acetyltransferase: protein MTAVETTAVTPEELDAKAWDGFEGGNWQQDIDVRDFIQKNYTPYDGDESFLADATEKTKHLWKYLDDNYLAVERKQRVYDVDTHTPADVDAFPAGYIDSPEVDNVIVGLQTDEPCKRAMMPNGGWRMVEQAIKEAGKEPDPEVKKIFTKYRKTHNDGVFGVYTKNIKVARHNKILTGLPDAYGRGRIIGDYRRVALYGVNKLIEFKKRDKDSVPYRNDFTEPEIEHWIRFREEHDEQIKALKKLINLGNEYGLDLSRPAQTAQEAVQWTYMGYLASVKSQDGAAMSFGRNSTFFDIYIERDLKAGILDEAGAQELIDNIVMKLRIVRFLRTQDYDAIFSGDPYWATWSDAGFGDDGRSMVTKTSFRLLNTLTLEHLGPGPEPNITIFWDPKLPEGYKRFCAKISIDTSAIQYESDKEIRSHWGDDAAIACCVSPMRVGKQMQFFAARVNSAKALLYAINGGRDEMTGMQVIDKGVIEPIAPEADGTLDYEKVKNNYEKALEWLSETYVEALNIIHYMHDKYAYESIEMALHDKEVYRTLGCGMSGLSIAADSLAAVKYAKVYPIYNKDAKTMEGHEYEYVEGADDDLIVGYRTEGEFPLYGNDDDRADDLAKWVVSTVMGQVKRLPVYRGAVPTQSILTITSNVEYGKNTGSFPSGHAKGTPYAPGANPENGMDSHGMLPSMFSVGKIDYNDALDGISLTNTITPDGLGRDEEERIGNLVGILDAGNGHGLYHANINVLRKETMEDAVEHPEKYPHLTVRVSGYAVNFVKLTKEQQLDVISRTFHQGAVTD from the coding sequence ATGACAGCAGTTGAGACGACCGCGGTCACCCCTGAGGAGCTGGACGCCAAGGCGTGGGACGGCTTCGAAGGTGGAAACTGGCAGCAGGATATCGACGTTCGCGACTTCATCCAGAAGAACTACACCCCGTACGACGGCGATGAGTCCTTCCTGGCGGACGCCACCGAGAAGACCAAGCACCTGTGGAAGTACCTCGACGACAACTACCTGGCGGTTGAGCGCAAGCAGCGCGTCTACGACGTGGACACCCACACTCCCGCCGACGTGGACGCCTTCCCGGCCGGTTACATCGACTCCCCGGAGGTCGACAACGTGATCGTCGGCCTGCAGACCGACGAACCCTGCAAGCGCGCCATGATGCCGAACGGCGGCTGGCGTATGGTCGAGCAGGCCATCAAGGAAGCCGGCAAGGAGCCGGATCCGGAAGTCAAGAAGATCTTCACCAAGTACCGCAAGACCCACAACGACGGCGTCTTCGGCGTGTACACCAAGAACATCAAGGTCGCCCGCCACAACAAGATCCTCACCGGTCTGCCGGACGCCTACGGCCGCGGCCGCATCATCGGCGACTACCGCCGCGTGGCCCTCTACGGCGTGAACAAGCTCATCGAGTTCAAGAAGCGCGACAAGGACTCCGTGCCCTATCGCAACGACTTCACCGAGCCGGAGATCGAGCACTGGATCCGCTTCCGCGAGGAGCATGACGAGCAGATCAAGGCCCTCAAGAAGCTCATCAACCTGGGCAACGAGTACGGCCTCGACCTGTCCCGCCCGGCCCAGACCGCCCAGGAGGCCGTGCAGTGGACCTACATGGGCTACCTCGCCTCGGTCAAGAGCCAGGACGGCGCCGCCATGTCCTTCGGCCGCAACTCGACCTTCTTCGACATCTACATCGAGCGCGACCTCAAGGCCGGCATCCTCGACGAGGCCGGCGCCCAGGAGCTCATCGACAACATCGTCATGAAGCTGCGCATCGTGCGCTTCCTGCGCACCCAGGACTACGACGCGATCTTCTCCGGCGACCCGTACTGGGCGACCTGGTCCGACGCCGGCTTCGGCGACGACGGCCGCTCCATGGTCACCAAGACCTCGTTCCGTCTGCTCAACACCCTGACCCTCGAGCACCTCGGACCCGGCCCGGAGCCGAACATCACCATCTTCTGGGATCCGAAGCTGCCGGAAGGCTACAAGCGCTTCTGCGCCAAGATCTCCATCGACACCTCGGCCATCCAGTATGAGTCCGACAAGGAGATCCGCTCCCACTGGGGCGACGACGCCGCCATCGCCTGCTGCGTCTCCCCGATGCGCGTGGGCAAGCAGATGCAGTTCTTCGCCGCCCGCGTGAACTCCGCCAAGGCGCTGCTGTACGCGATCAACGGCGGCCGCGATGAGATGACCGGCATGCAGGTCATCGACAAGGGCGTGATCGAGCCGATCGCCCCCGAAGCCGACGGCACCCTGGACTACGAGAAGGTCAAGAACAACTACGAGAAGGCTCTCGAGTGGCTGTCCGAGACCTACGTCGAGGCGCTGAACATCATCCACTACATGCACGATAAGTACGCCTACGAGTCCATCGAGATGGCCCTGCACGACAAGGAGGTGTACCGCACCCTGGGTTGCGGCATGTCCGGTCTGTCCATCGCCGCCGACTCCCTGGCCGCCGTCAAGTACGCCAAGGTCTACCCGATCTACAACAAGGACGCGAAGACCATGGAAGGCCACGAGTACGAGTACGTCGAGGGCGCCGATGACGACCTGATCGTCGGCTACCGCACCGAGGGCGAGTTCCCGCTCTACGGCAACGACGACGACCGCGCCGACGACCTCGCCAAGTGGGTCGTCTCCACCGTGATGGGCCAGGTCAAGCGCCTGCCCGTCTACCGTGGCGCCGTCCCCACCCAGTCCATCCTGACCATCACCTCCAACGTGGAGTACGGCAAGAACACCGGTTCCTTCCCGTCCGGCCACGCCAAGGGCACCCCGTACGCTCCGGGTGCCAACCCGGAGAACGGCATGGACTCCCACGGCATGCTGCCGTCGATGTTCTCGGTCGGCAAGATCGACTACAACGACGCGCTTGACGGCATCTCGCTGACCAACACGATCACCCCCGACGGCCTCGGCCGTGACGAGGAGGAGCGCATCGGCAACCTGGTCGGCATCCTCGACGCCGGTAACGGCCACGGTCTCTACCACGCCAACATCAACGTGCTGCGCAAGGAGACCATGGAGGACGCCGTCGAGCACCCGGAGAAGTACCCG
- a CDS encoding NAD+ synthase, translating to MTQIRFALAQIDTCVGDLDANAAKVLDRARQAAGMDAKVVVFPEMTLTGYPIEDLALRATFRQAAWDKANALAADLAAEGLGALFVVVGTVGTDRANDKPRNRLVVLHDGVVWAGYDKHFLPNYGVFDEFRIFSAGDRAMVLDVDGARLGVAICEDIWQDGGPVADLAGRGIDALVTINGSPYEEGKTQTRCALVQRRAAEVGAPVIYVNQVGGQDDLVFDGGSFVVDRDGALLQRSPMFMEDLACWTLDTALEHQERVRVAPDLDPDEEVYTACVLGLKDYMAKNRFTGVTLGLSGGIDSALVAAMAADAVGGENVWGISMPSMYSSDGSKDDAADLAANIGAHYDVQPIEPLFVAFQNQLELEGVAAENLQARIRGVIVMAYSNSKGLLAVATGNKSELACGYSTIYGDAVGGYAPIKDLLKTRVWELARWRNRAAAAGVGIGGLNIVGNEAGEHGIPLAGGVMIPVSSIEKAPSAELRPGQKDSDSLPEYELLDQVLAAYIEHAHGRADLLADGFDERTVDTVMRLVDRAEWKRRQYPLGPKVTALAFGRDRRLPITTAFRE from the coding sequence CAGGGCACGTCAGGCCGCGGGGATGGACGCGAAAGTCGTCGTATTCCCCGAAATGACGCTCACCGGATATCCCATCGAAGACCTCGCCCTGCGCGCCACCTTCCGACAGGCCGCGTGGGACAAGGCCAACGCGCTCGCCGCCGATCTCGCCGCCGAAGGGCTCGGCGCCCTGTTCGTGGTCGTGGGCACGGTGGGCACCGACCGCGCGAACGACAAGCCGCGCAACCGTCTGGTGGTGCTGCACGACGGCGTGGTGTGGGCCGGATACGACAAGCATTTCCTACCCAATTACGGTGTGTTCGACGAATTCCGCATCTTCTCGGCGGGGGATCGAGCCATGGTGCTCGACGTGGACGGCGCGCGCCTCGGCGTGGCCATCTGCGAGGACATCTGGCAGGACGGCGGCCCGGTGGCCGATCTCGCCGGCCGCGGCATCGACGCGCTCGTCACCATCAACGGCAGCCCTTATGAGGAGGGCAAAACACAGACCCGCTGCGCGCTGGTGCAGCGCCGCGCGGCCGAGGTGGGCGCGCCGGTGATCTACGTGAACCAGGTCGGAGGCCAGGACGACCTCGTGTTCGACGGCGGCAGCTTCGTCGTCGACCGCGACGGCGCGCTGCTGCAGCGTTCCCCGATGTTCATGGAGGATCTGGCCTGCTGGACGCTCGACACCGCCCTGGAACATCAGGAGCGGGTCCGCGTCGCGCCCGATCTGGACCCGGACGAGGAGGTGTACACCGCCTGTGTGCTGGGATTGAAGGACTATATGGCCAAGAACCGCTTCACCGGTGTGACCCTCGGCCTATCCGGAGGCATCGACTCCGCGCTCGTCGCCGCGATGGCCGCCGACGCGGTGGGTGGCGAGAACGTGTGGGGCATCTCCATGCCGAGTATGTACTCCTCCGACGGTTCCAAGGACGACGCGGCCGATCTGGCCGCGAACATCGGTGCGCATTACGATGTGCAGCCCATAGAACCGCTGTTCGTCGCCTTCCAGAACCAGCTCGAACTCGAGGGCGTGGCGGCCGAAAACCTACAGGCGCGCATCCGCGGCGTCATCGTGATGGCCTATTCCAACTCCAAAGGCCTGCTCGCCGTCGCCACAGGCAACAAGTCCGAGCTCGCCTGCGGGTATTCCACCATCTACGGCGACGCGGTGGGCGGATACGCGCCCATCAAGGATCTGCTCAAAACCCGCGTGTGGGAACTGGCCCGCTGGCGCAACCGCGCGGCGGCTGCGGGCGTCGGCATCGGCGGACTGAACATCGTGGGCAACGAGGCAGGGGAACACGGCATTCCACTCGCCGGCGGTGTGATGATCCCCGTCAGCTCGATCGAGAAGGCGCCGAGCGCCGAATTGCGCCCCGGTCAGAAGGACTCCGATTCGCTGCCGGAATACGAGCTGCTCGACCAGGTGCTCGCCGCCTACATCGAGCATGCGCACGGCCGCGCCGACCTGTTGGCCGACGGTTTTGACGAGCGGACCGTCGACACGGTGATGCGTCTGGTGGACCGCGCCGAATGGAAGCGTCGCCAGTATCCGCTCGGGCCGAAGGTCACGGCGCTGGCGTTCGGACGCGACCGGCGCCTGCCCATCACCACCGCCTTCCGCGAATAG